From a region of the Wolbachia endosymbiont (group B) of Gerris lacustris genome:
- the pdxH gene encoding pyridoxamine 5'-phosphate oxidase gives MTFSPKKDPFDLFSKWYQEVLNFPCKESTAMTLATCSKDCIPSARVVLLKEYSKEGFVFFTNVNSRKGKELTENPKAALVFHWTEFSRQVRIEGEVRLLSGKKADEYFSSRAHDSQISAWCSKQSRVLKNWQDFEQAIELKEKEFHNTQVSRPDFWVGFCVIPKIIEFWQEGEHRRHTRFRYTLVEKSNWKVEQLYP, from the coding sequence ATGACATTTTCACCTAAAAAAGATCCTTTTGATTTGTTTTCAAAGTGGTATCAAGAAGTACTTAATTTTCCGTGTAAAGAGTCAACTGCAATGACGCTAGCAACGTGTAGCAAAGACTGCATTCCATCTGCAAGAGTGGTATTACTAAAGGAATATAGTAAAGAAGGTTTTGTGTTCTTTACTAACGTAAACAGTAGAAAAGGAAAAGAATTGACTGAGAACCCCAAAGCTGCACTCGTATTTCATTGGACAGAATTTTCTAGACAAGTACGAATTGAAGGAGAAGTTAGGCTTCTAAGCGGCAAAAAGGCTGACGAATATTTCTCTTCTCGAGCACATGATAGTCAAATTAGCGCGTGGTGCTCAAAACAATCAAGAGTTCTGAAAAATTGGCAAGATTTTGAGCAGGCTATAGAATTGAAAGAGAAAGAATTTCACAATACACAAGTTTCTCGTCCTGATTTTTGGGTGGGATTTTGCGTAATTCCAAAAATAATTGAATTTTGGCAAGAAGGTGAACACAGGAGACACACTAGATTTAGATATACTCTTGTTGAGAAAAGCAATTGGAAAGTGGAACAATTATATCCCTAA
- a CDS encoding triosephosphate isomerase produces MSFLIVANWKMNGTRSSFVDFIGKLNNKSNEIASKLVICPPFTSFPSSIELNNNIKIGGQNCHHKEFGSYTGEISAGMLKELGCSYVILGHSERAHEKDSEIKLKSKTAIESGLHPIICVGENSEDYKNKKTKEVIEYQCKNRLPTQGEYTIAYEPIWAIGTGNVPNNDAIAEVIEIIKLCTGKKHIIYGGSVSSENIGNLLSIPNLLGVLIGSASLDFDHFYQIIQQVEKKFSLINSKSR; encoded by the coding sequence ATGTCCTTTTTAATAGTAGCAAATTGGAAAATGAATGGAACACGTTCTTCATTTGTTGACTTTATAGGCAAACTTAACAACAAGAGCAACGAAATTGCCTCTAAATTAGTAATTTGCCCTCCTTTTACATCATTTCCAAGCAGTATAGAGTTGAACAACAATATTAAAATAGGAGGACAGAATTGCCATCATAAAGAGTTCGGTTCTTACACAGGTGAAATTAGTGCAGGAATGTTGAAGGAACTAGGATGTAGTTACGTAATACTTGGACATTCTGAAAGGGCTCATGAAAAAGATAGTGAAATAAAACTTAAATCGAAAACAGCAATAGAATCAGGATTACACCCAATCATCTGTGTAGGTGAAAACTCAGAAGATTATAAAAATAAAAAAACAAAAGAAGTAATAGAATATCAATGCAAAAACCGTTTGCCAACACAAGGTGAATATACCATAGCATACGAACCGATATGGGCAATAGGAACAGGAAATGTGCCAAATAATGACGCAATTGCTGAGGTGATAGAGATAATAAAATTGTGTACTGGTAAAAAACACATTATATATGGTGGCTCAGTCAGCTCAGAAAATATAGGAAACTTGCTCAGTATTCCAAATCTATTAGGAGTTTTAATTGGTAGTGCAAGCTTAGATTTTGATCACTTTTATCAAATTATACAACAAGTCGAGAAAAAATTTTCTCTTATTAATTCTAAAAGTAGATAA
- a CDS encoding DNA-methyltransferase: MEKFKFNNKPTYTTDRGAAYCGDSLNLLPQLPDNSLDLVITSPPFALQRKKEYGNESQAEYVAWLSQFAKLVYSKLRDTGSFVLDLGGAYEKGVPSRSLYNFRVLMHFCDDIGFFLAEDFYWYNPSKLPSPIEWVNKRKIRAKDSVNTVWWFSKTEWPKADVTKVLVEYSGRMKKLIENPKAYYTPKERPSGHNIGSSFGKDNGGAIPSNLLQIPNSESNGQYLAACKELGIKEHPARFPAKLPQFFIRFLTQPGDVVLDIFAGSNTTGFVCEQEDRYWLAFEENREYLAASAFRFLKKECSKETIYQRIVHGEEQVLKVKQSVLDLRQSLVV; this comes from the coding sequence TTGGAAAAATTTAAATTTAATAATAAACCCACATATACTACAGATAGGGGAGCTGCATATTGTGGAGACTCTCTTAACCTATTGCCGCAATTACCAGATAATAGCTTAGATCTCGTAATAACCAGTCCACCGTTTGCTTTGCAAAGAAAAAAAGAATACGGAAATGAATCCCAAGCCGAATATGTTGCATGGCTTAGTCAATTTGCAAAATTAGTATATAGCAAACTCAGAGATACAGGCAGTTTTGTACTTGATCTAGGTGGGGCTTATGAAAAAGGCGTGCCATCCAGAAGTTTATATAATTTTAGAGTGCTTATGCATTTCTGTGATGATATAGGCTTCTTCCTTGCAGAAGATTTCTATTGGTATAATCCTTCTAAATTGCCAAGTCCAATTGAATGGGTAAATAAGAGAAAAATCAGAGCAAAAGATTCTGTTAATACAGTATGGTGGTTCAGCAAAACTGAGTGGCCTAAAGCAGATGTCACAAAGGTGCTAGTGGAATACAGTGGCCGCATGAAAAAACTTATCGAGAACCCAAAGGCTTATTATACTCCAAAAGAACGACCATCAGGCCATAATATTGGTAGTAGCTTTGGTAAAGATAATGGAGGAGCTATTCCATCAAATCTTTTGCAGATTCCCAATTCAGAATCTAACGGCCAGTATCTTGCTGCATGTAAGGAACTAGGTATAAAAGAGCATCCAGCTCGATTCCCTGCTAAATTACCTCAATTTTTTATTCGGTTTCTAACACAACCAGGTGATGTTGTTTTAGATATTTTTGCTGGCTCTAACACAACAGGTTTTGTATGTGAGCAAGAAGACCGTTACTGGTTAGCATTTGAAGAAAATAGAGAATATCTTGCTGCATCTGCTTTTAGGTTCTTAAAAAAAGAATGCTCAAAAGAAACTATTTATCAACGCATTGTTCATGGTGAAGAGCAAGTATTAAAGGTTAAACAGTCTGTATTGGATCTTCGGCAGTCATTAGTAGTTTAG
- a CDS encoding helix-turn-helix domain-containing protein → MTKIKKQSLRLLLSQNIRKIRNIKGLSQETLADLCELHRTYIGSVERGERNISIDNVERIADALGVEPTVLLNQDQDRKCLKDIFPHIRKYQEFAVKHGINDIFQDNGGKILQVLLLTGLTILPAREGNDAIDEYGNEYELKSVNALLTKSFSTHHHMNPTIIAKYRKVDWIFAIYEGIELKEIYKLTPQDLEPYYITWEKKWHDTGGKDINNPKIPLKYVRDKGKLLYHCDERVCDRH, encoded by the coding sequence ATGACAAAAATAAAAAAACAATCTTTGCGGTTACTTCTTTCCCAGAATATACGAAAGATAAGAAATATAAAAGGGCTTTCCCAAGAAACTCTTGCTGATTTATGTGAATTACACAGAACATATATAGGCTCCGTTGAACGTGGTGAGAGAAATATCTCTATAGATAATGTTGAGCGCATAGCAGATGCCCTTGGTGTTGAACCTACTGTACTTCTAAATCAGGATCAAGACAGAAAATGTCTGAAAGATATATTTCCTCATATACGGAAGTATCAGGAGTTTGCTGTTAAGCATGGTATAAATGATATCTTTCAGGATAACGGCGGGAAAATCCTACAAGTCTTGTTACTAACTGGACTCACTATTCTTCCAGCACGAGAGGGAAATGATGCCATTGATGAGTATGGTAATGAATATGAGCTTAAATCAGTAAATGCTCTTCTTACAAAAAGCTTTTCTACTCATCATCATATGAATCCGACAATAATTGCAAAATACCGAAAGGTGGATTGGATATTTGCTATTTACGAAGGAATAGAGCTAAAAGAAATATATAAATTAACGCCGCAAGACCTTGAGCCATATTATATTACATGGGAAAAGAAATGGCATGATACTGGTGGTAAAGACATCAATAATCCCAAAATTCCTTTAAAATACGTCAGAGATAAAGGTAAGCTTCTTTATCATTGTGATGAAAGAGTATGTGACCGCCACTAA
- a CDS encoding reverse transcriptase N-terminal domain-containing protein, giving the protein MLRIRRRGHCNLEGKVMNSSEYVMSQQKVRYEWNEVPWRKLEKSSFKLQKRIYRASKCNDIKKMHELQRLLQKSTSARMIAVRKVTQDNRGKRTAGIDGKANLNQKERLQLAKSLDIRERAKPSRRIWIPKAWKK; this is encoded by the coding sequence ATGCTTAGGATACGCAGACGTGGACACTGTAACTTGGAAGGTAAAGTTATGAATAGTAGTGAATATGTTATGAGCCAACAAAAAGTTAGGTATGAATGGAATGAAGTTCCTTGGCGCAAGCTAGAAAAGTCTTCATTTAAGCTACAAAAACGAATTTACCGAGCTTCTAAATGTAATGATATCAAAAAGATGCATGAGCTTCAGAGATTATTACAAAAATCGACAAGTGCTAGGATGATCGCTGTGAGAAAGGTAACTCAGGACAATAGAGGAAAAAGAACTGCAGGTATTGATGGAAAAGCTAACCTTAATCAAAAAGAAAGATTGCAATTGGCAAAATCCTTAGATATAAGGGAGAGAGCAAAGCCATCAAGGCGCATTTGGATTCCAAAAGCTTGGAAAAAGTGA
- the guaB gene encoding IMP dehydrogenase encodes MKKMEACYSFDDVLLLPAYSDLLPRDADTRTYLTNNIELNIPLISSAMDTVTESGFAIAIAQHGGIGCIHKNLSIDEQVLEVRRVKKYESWIVYNPITISPDKTVAEAVSLMREYNYSGIPVVDQRKLVGILTNRDVRFIEDQNMNIKVSEVMTKDKLVTVREQAVNSTSAMKLLHANRIEKLLVVDENSCCIGLITVKDIEKYNRYPNSCKDGKGRLRVAAAIGTGKKDGIERCEALVEEEVDVVIVDTAHGHSQNVISTIKEIKKMCPNTQLIGGNITTKEAAEALIDAGVDAVKVGIGPGSICTTRIVTGVGMPQFSAIKNIAEVCKTKNVRLIADGGIKYSGDVAKAIAAGADTVMIGSIFAGTEESPGEIIMYKGRAYKEYRGMGSISAMKRGSASRYFQDKDSKLDLVPQGVEARVPFKGPASGVICQLIGGLQAAMGYTGNHNIEEMKKNCKFVTITSSGLRESHAHDIIITQEAPNYAYQASNLSSDSE; translated from the coding sequence ATGAAGAAAATGGAAGCTTGTTATTCGTTTGACGATGTACTTCTCTTACCGGCCTATTCTGATCTACTGCCTCGCGATGCAGATACAAGAACTTATTTAACAAATAATATAGAACTAAATATCCCTCTCATATCCTCTGCAATGGATACTGTCACTGAATCAGGCTTTGCAATAGCTATTGCCCAACATGGTGGAATAGGTTGCATACATAAGAATTTATCAATAGATGAACAAGTGTTAGAAGTGAGAAGGGTGAAAAAATATGAAAGCTGGATCGTGTATAACCCAATTACAATTTCCCCAGATAAAACGGTTGCAGAAGCAGTTTCATTAATGAGAGAGTATAATTATTCCGGCATTCCTGTAGTTGATCAACGCAAGTTAGTGGGAATTTTAACTAATCGAGATGTGAGGTTTATTGAAGACCAGAACATGAATATAAAAGTTTCCGAGGTAATGACAAAAGATAAGTTAGTAACAGTTCGAGAGCAGGCAGTAAACAGCACCTCAGCAATGAAATTGTTGCATGCAAATAGAATAGAGAAGCTTTTGGTTGTTGATGAAAATTCTTGTTGCATAGGTCTAATCACAGTTAAAGACATCGAAAAATACAATAGATATCCAAATTCATGTAAAGACGGTAAAGGTCGACTCAGAGTTGCCGCTGCAATTGGTACTGGTAAAAAAGACGGTATAGAAAGATGTGAAGCTTTGGTCGAAGAAGAAGTTGATGTGGTTATTGTAGATACCGCTCACGGTCATTCCCAAAACGTTATCAGCACTATTAAGGAAATAAAAAAGATGTGTCCGAATACTCAATTAATCGGCGGAAATATCACAACAAAAGAGGCTGCTGAAGCGTTGATTGATGCTGGTGTTGATGCAGTGAAGGTTGGAATAGGGCCAGGGTCAATTTGTACTACCAGAATAGTTACAGGTGTTGGTATGCCACAATTCTCTGCGATCAAGAATATTGCAGAGGTTTGTAAAACAAAAAACGTTAGACTAATTGCTGATGGTGGAATAAAATATTCGGGAGATGTTGCAAAAGCTATTGCAGCTGGTGCTGATACTGTGATGATAGGTTCAATCTTTGCTGGTACTGAGGAAAGCCCAGGTGAGATTATCATGTATAAGGGTAGAGCATATAAAGAATATCGAGGAATGGGATCTATTAGCGCAATGAAACGAGGTTCAGCTAGCCGTTATTTTCAAGATAAAGATTCAAAACTTGATTTAGTCCCACAAGGAGTAGAAGCTAGAGTTCCGTTTAAAGGTCCGGCTTCAGGAGTGATCTGTCAATTAATTGGTGGGTTGCAAGCTGCAATGGGTTATACTGGCAATCATAATATAGAAGAGATGAAAAAAAATTGCAAATTTGTCACTATTACTTCATCAGGGTTAAGAGAAAGTCATGCTCATGATATAATCATTACACAGGAAGCTCCGAATTACGCTTACCAAGCATCTAATTTATCGTCTGATTCAGAGTAG
- the mutM gene encoding bifunctional DNA-formamidopyrimidine glycosylase/DNA-(apurinic or apyrimidinic site) lyase — MPELPEVEVISNFLFDKIKNKKISNVTVNDCNLRVPITKNIDDLLKGKVINDIKRRGKYIISNIDASMAVIIHLGMSGKLIYAEDNQAQNKHDHVIFLFSDNTSLIFNDPRRFGLVIVLNREQELNFFNNLGIEPLTNEFDGNYLQKLLKNRKANIKSVLMNNKLIVGVGNIYASESLFRARISPLRLAQDLTYIECEKLAIEIKNTLSDAIAAGGSTLKDYAQPSGSAGYFQNNFYVYGKVQKPCRICNNIITLIRQNGRSTYFCNACQN, encoded by the coding sequence ATGCCAGAACTCCCAGAAGTGGAAGTAATCTCTAACTTCTTATTTGATAAAATCAAAAATAAGAAAATAAGCAATGTGACAGTTAATGATTGTAATTTGCGTGTACCAATAACGAAGAATATTGATGATTTGCTAAAGGGCAAAGTTATAAATGATATCAAGCGTAGAGGTAAATATATAATCTCGAATATAGATGCTAGTATGGCTGTAATCATACACCTTGGCATGAGCGGAAAGCTTATATATGCTGAAGACAATCAAGCACAGAACAAACATGATCATGTGATATTCTTATTTTCTGACAACACTTCACTAATCTTTAATGACCCAAGAAGGTTTGGATTAGTGATTGTTTTAAACAGAGAGCAAGAACTAAATTTTTTTAATAACCTAGGAATAGAACCCCTCACGAATGAATTTGACGGAAATTATTTACAGAAGTTGCTAAAGAACAGAAAAGCAAATATCAAATCAGTATTAATGAATAATAAGCTAATAGTTGGCGTAGGTAACATATATGCTTCTGAGAGCTTATTTAGAGCTCGCATATCACCACTTAGGCTAGCACAAGATTTAACATATATAGAGTGCGAAAAACTTGCTATCGAAATAAAAAATACTCTGAGTGATGCAATTGCTGCTGGTGGTTCAACACTGAAAGATTATGCACAACCATCTGGATCTGCTGGATACTTTCAAAATAACTTTTACGTATATGGTAAAGTGCAAAAACCTTGCAGAATCTGCAACAATATCATAACACTTATACGACAGAATGGTCGTAGCACTTATTTTTGCAATGCATGTCAGAATTAA
- a CDS encoding group II intron maturase-specific domain-containing protein, with product MNPSKTRISHTQKFLKGIKPGFNFLGFTIWQYPTKHNKMSYKSIIKPSRNSIEQHSLVIKSKLKKMRGESQEAVISHLNPIIRGWCQYYASVVSSKAFGAMDNTMFRKLWKWAMFKHQNKGRCWIKRKYFKKYGNDKWRYMTSNGMRLIKHGDHDIKRHVKVIGAKSPYDGDWTYWGKRMSKILDKSPQTIKLLKMQQGKCDCCQLWFKNGDILEIHHKDQNKQNNTITNLSMLHGHCHDNLHRSMHEKHQAREKPYEAKVSRTVLKSSEEGQPSSLR from the coding sequence TTGAACCCTTCAAAAACAAGAATTTCTCATACTCAAAAATTCCTGAAAGGAATAAAACCAGGTTTCAATTTTCTTGGTTTTACAATATGGCAATATCCAACAAAACACAATAAGATGTCATACAAGTCTATCATCAAACCAAGTCGTAACTCTATAGAACAACACTCATTGGTCATTAAAAGTAAGCTAAAGAAAATGCGTGGTGAATCACAAGAAGCAGTAATAAGTCACCTTAATCCAATTATTCGAGGATGGTGTCAATACTACGCTTCGGTGGTATCATCTAAAGCCTTTGGTGCAATGGATAATACAATGTTTAGAAAACTTTGGAAATGGGCAATGTTTAAACACCAAAACAAAGGAAGATGTTGGATCAAAAGAAAATACTTCAAGAAGTATGGTAACGATAAATGGCGATATATGACAAGTAACGGAATGCGTCTTATTAAACACGGAGATCATGACATTAAACGACATGTCAAAGTGATTGGAGCCAAATCTCCATATGATGGAGACTGGACTTATTGGGGAAAGCGTATGAGTAAAATACTTGATAAATCACCACAAACAATAAAACTTCTGAAGATGCAACAAGGTAAGTGTGATTGTTGTCAACTTTGGTTTAAGAATGGTGATATCTTAGAAATACATCATAAGGACCAAAATAAGCAAAATAATACAATCACAAACTTATCTATGCTACATGGACATTGTCACGATAATTTACACAGAAGTATGCATGAAAAGCACCAAGCTAGAGAGAAGCCGTATGAAGCGAAAGTTTCACGTACGGTTTTGAAGTCGAGTGAGGAGGGGCAACCTTCTTCACTTAGATAA
- the rsmA gene encoding 16S rRNA (adenine(1518)-N(6)/adenine(1519)-N(6))-dimethyltransferase RsmA codes for MKKFSLKPKKSLGQNFILSNEITKRIVALAGSLKDFNVIEIGPGYGALTREILAYNPKFLLSIEKDSSLVKHHEQLLNEHQGKYRIIEADALNVVEKELVECPVKVIANLPYNISVALFLKWLNNIKFFTNLTLMFQKEVAERITAEPNSKDYGSLSVLSQLLCDIKKEFDIEPKEFFPRPKVYSSVITVKPLPTPRFAVNLGTLTKLTRAVFAQRRKMLRNSLQSITSDVSTTLENAKLSGDERPESLTIEQFCLLANNVILR; via the coding sequence ATGAAAAAATTTTCACTGAAGCCAAAAAAGAGTCTAGGGCAAAATTTTATTTTATCGAATGAGATAACAAAAAGAATAGTTGCCTTAGCTGGTAGCCTGAAAGATTTTAATGTTATTGAAATTGGTCCTGGGTATGGTGCGTTAACAAGAGAAATATTGGCGTATAATCCAAAGTTTCTACTTTCTATAGAAAAAGATAGTAGTTTAGTGAAACATCACGAACAATTGCTAAATGAGCATCAGGGGAAATATAGAATTATAGAAGCAGATGCACTTAATGTTGTAGAAAAAGAGCTGGTAGAATGTCCAGTCAAAGTCATTGCTAACTTGCCTTACAATATCTCAGTAGCGTTATTTTTAAAGTGGTTAAATAATATAAAATTTTTTACGAATTTGACGTTAATGTTCCAAAAGGAGGTAGCAGAGCGTATTACAGCAGAACCTAATTCTAAAGATTATGGTTCCCTATCAGTGCTAAGCCAGTTACTATGCGACATAAAAAAGGAATTTGATATTGAACCTAAGGAATTTTTTCCAAGACCAAAAGTATATTCTTCAGTAATTACAGTAAAACCTTTACCCACTCCAAGATTTGCAGTAAATTTAGGAACCTTAACAAAGCTAACACGTGCTGTGTTCGCTCAAAGAAGAAAGATGCTGAGAAATAGCTTGCAAAGTATAACTAGTGATGTCTCAACTACTCTTGAGAATGCTAAACTGAGTGGAGACGAACGTCCAGAAAGCTTAACTATTGAGCAGTTCTGTTTGCTAGCAAATAATGTAATTTTGCGATAA
- a CDS encoding IS630 family transposase, which translates to MALRSKLLDEKVVESAKEMLKKVRNNAYVAKKLNAVIAAKKHSITAVAKICCISRKAITTWIKHIKFGREEKLFSPPQCRRKTILNQSQLEQIEVWIEENPNITIREMRIRIQERFGLNISKSTIHRNMQRMKFSYITPRPVHSGQDKNKQEEFKKNLNETIVMHSEKELFFFDESRFGTHSKVGHGWFKKGSRTQVKVKLGRENFYLYSAVNPRNGENFSLFAPNVNTACINIFLEQMSQYLGIRKAFLVMDCASWHKSKSLKIPKNIEIIYLPPYSPDLNPVERFWLYIKQNILRNKIYDTIVLLESALCKFITSLSPSTVKQLCNASYLVH; encoded by the coding sequence ATGGCATTAAGATCAAAATTATTGGATGAAAAAGTGGTGGAATCAGCAAAAGAGATGCTGAAGAAAGTAAGAAATAATGCGTATGTTGCAAAAAAACTAAATGCTGTAATTGCAGCAAAAAAGCACAGTATAACAGCTGTAGCAAAAATATGTTGCATTTCGAGAAAGGCAATTACTACATGGATAAAGCACATAAAATTTGGAAGAGAAGAAAAATTATTTTCTCCACCTCAATGCCGTAGAAAAACTATATTGAACCAAAGTCAACTTGAACAAATTGAGGTGTGGATAGAGGAAAACCCCAATATTACTATTAGAGAAATGAGAATAAGAATCCAAGAAAGATTTGGTTTGAATATCAGCAAATCCACAATACATCGTAATATGCAAAGAATGAAATTCTCATATATCACACCAAGACCAGTTCATAGTGGACAGGATAAAAATAAGCAAGAGGAGTTTAAAAAAAACCTCAATGAAACTATTGTCATGCATTCTGAAAAAGAGCTATTTTTCTTTGATGAATCACGGTTTGGTACACATTCAAAAGTTGGACATGGGTGGTTTAAAAAAGGCAGTAGGACACAGGTTAAGGTAAAATTAGGTAGGGAAAATTTTTATCTCTATAGTGCAGTTAATCCCAGAAATGGAGAGAATTTTAGCTTATTTGCACCAAACGTCAACACTGCTTGTATAAATATATTCCTTGAACAGATGTCGCAATATTTAGGAATACGAAAGGCTTTTCTCGTGATGGATTGCGCTAGTTGGCATAAGTCAAAAAGTTTAAAGATACCTAAAAATATCGAAATTATATACCTACCACCATACTCACCTGACCTCAATCCTGTTGAGAGGTTTTGGTTATATATAAAACAGAACATTTTGCGCAATAAAATCTACGATACAATTGTTCTGCTTGAGAGCGCTTTGTGTAAATTTATTACCTCTCTTTCCCCTTCCACGGTTAAACAACTCTGCAATGCTTCTTATTTGGTTCATTAA
- a CDS encoding radical SAM protein: protein MCQKIQTTAQRSNLNSIKFALQTNGMLIDTEWIKIFKEYDVGIGISLDGTKNLNDIYRLDKKGNSTYEKVVSKIRLCQENEYKFGLLSVVNPEANGADVYNHFAKELNLRHFDFLLPDANTNSRYTSNE, encoded by the coding sequence ATGTGTCAAAAAATTCAAACCACAGCACAACGGTCAAATTTAAATAGTATTAAATTTGCTCTACAAACAAATGGAATGTTAATTGATACTGAGTGGATAAAAATTTTTAAAGAATATGATGTTGGAATAGGTATTAGTTTAGATGGCACAAAGAATCTGAATGATATTTATAGATTAGACAAAAAAGGAAATAGTACTTATGAGAAGGTAGTTAGTAAAATCAGGCTGTGTCAAGAAAATGAGTATAAATTTGGGTTATTATCTGTTGTTAATCCTGAGGCGAATGGCGCTGATGTTTATAATCATTTCGCTAAAGAACTAAATTTGAGACATTTTGATTTTTTGTTACCAGATGCTAATACCAATTCCCGCTATACAAGCAACGAATAG
- a CDS encoding reverse transcriptase/maturase family protein — MTDRAKQTLVKMMLEPEWEAKFEPNIYGFRPGRSCHDAIEAIFQALIKKTVFVLDADISGCFDNINHHILLEKLNTTPTLRRIVKGWLKAGVMENRIFQPSRSGTIQGGTISPLLACIALHGLENYLKEIMAEELISYRKTKPGRTCRENAKRSLSVITYADDFVVLHESEEIVLKAKL; from the coding sequence ATAACAGATCGAGCAAAACAAACACTTGTTAAGATGATGCTAGAACCAGAATGGGAAGCAAAGTTTGAGCCCAACATTTATGGTTTTAGACCTGGTAGATCATGTCATGATGCCATTGAAGCTATATTTCAAGCACTCATCAAGAAAACAGTATTTGTTTTAGATGCTGATATTTCTGGGTGTTTTGATAATATAAATCATCATATACTGTTAGAAAAACTCAATACCACACCAACTTTAAGGAGGATAGTAAAAGGATGGTTGAAAGCAGGTGTGATGGAAAATAGGATATTTCAACCATCTAGAAGCGGTACAATCCAAGGAGGGACAATTTCTCCATTACTGGCATGTATTGCTCTACATGGGTTAGAAAATTATCTGAAAGAAATAATGGCAGAGGAGCTAATTAGCTACAGGAAAACGAAACCTGGCAGAACATGTAGGGAAAATGCGAAAAGATCACTCAGCGTAATCACTTATGCAGACGATTTTGTAGTACTTCATGAAAGTGAGGAAATTGTTTTGAAAGCAAAACTCTGA